The DNA sequence TGCCGAACTGGTCCGGTTTGATGTCCAGGGCCCGGGGATTGAAGTTTGCCGGATAGTCTCCTTTGAAATCTACTTTCAGTGCGTCAAAAGGACAGAAAACCTCGCAATGACCACATCTCATGCAGCGTTTCTCCTTGTCTTCGGTCACCAGAGGATAGTCGCCCTTCTCCATCGAGATAATGAAGGCAGGGCAGACATTGACACAGACTCCGCATTTCGTGCAGTCATCCCTGCTTACGGCAATGACACTCATGGGGGTCATGATGGTGGTGGAGGTGATAAATGCTCTCCTGTGGGAATCAGTGAATCGGTAAAATGCAGTGTATTTTTGGAGATATTCGTCATTCATGTATGTATTATCAATTTCATCGGATGAAACGAGTGAATATCACCTGGATGCCGTATTCGCCATGATATGTGTTCGTTTAGAACAATCGCGATATGAATGTGGGTTTGAATGATCATCCGTGGGTGCCGGCGGACCGTTGCATCGCCAGGAGGGATGTAGGAATTCCGGTACCGGATAAGAGGCACTGACTTCCGGAGAATCTTTCAAATACCACTGCGATAGCTCATAGTGATTACAATGGATGAAGATCTCAGGGAGTCGATTCGTCAACGGTGCCGTACAATGGACATCCCGCTCGTGGGAATCGCCGGTGTGAAGCGGTGGGAGCATCCGCCCTTTACCCCATGGATGCCGGAGGCATTCTATCCGCAGTCCATCTTTCCTGAGGCCAGGTCGGTGATCGTAATCGGCCTTCCGGTCGACCTTCCTGTCCTTGAGACTGCACCCTCCATCTATTATCACGAGCTCTACACCACTGTCAATACCCTCCTGGACCAGTATACCTATCGGCTCGCCTCGTACCTGAATGGAGAGGGGTATCCGTCGGTCTTCGTCCCCCGCGACGGCTACGGGAGCATCGATGTCCTGCTCGAAAACCCCGTTGCCTTCTTTTCTCACCGGCATGCCGCGTACATGGCCGGTCTGGGAACGTTCGGCGTAAATAACATGCTTCTGACCCCGGAATACGGGCCACGGGTCAGGTTCGGTTCGGTACTTACAACCGCCGAACTGCCCGAGGACCCGGTCATGGAAGAGGAACTCTGTACCAGATGTATGGAGTGCGTGCTTCGCTGTCCCGCGGGCGCACTGGAGGAAGGTGAATATCCCGCCGTCCTGACTGACAAGAAGGCATGCGCAGAGAACAGTGAACGCCTCCACCGCAAGCGCATCGCCCCCTGCGGTATCTGCCTGAAAGTCTGTCCTGTTGGCCGGGATCGGGTGCATTTCCGTCGTGAGGATATCGGCATGTACGCGGATAAGGAGCATTTCCCTGCCCATCACCGTGCCTGGAAGCATGTCCGGTCATACGGGGGGAAAAAGTGATTTTGGCGGGGAAGGCCCTCCCCTTCCCCCTCCCCTTCCTCAGTGGGAATGTCTCCTCTTTCGGTCGCGGCAGAGGGGTGGTGAATTTCCGTGAACCGGGGCTACCTGCCCGCCGGCGTATGCTCCTTCACGAGCCGCATCAGCTCCGTGAATAACCGGTCCCTCACATCCTGAACGACGAGTGCCTCGTCCAGGGTCAAAAGACAGCTATCCTGTGTCTGATAGCGTGACGGGGAAACCTGAATGGCATAGGTGTTGGGAGTCTGATCCCAGAACCAGTCGGCACTCCCGAACTGGATATACTCCGGGTCGTTCCTTGCGATCACACGGAGATCCT is a window from the Methanovulcanius yangii genome containing:
- a CDS encoding 4Fe-4S binding protein, giving the protein MDEDLRESIRQRCRTMDIPLVGIAGVKRWEHPPFTPWMPEAFYPQSIFPEARSVIVIGLPVDLPVLETAPSIYYHELYTTVNTLLDQYTYRLASYLNGEGYPSVFVPRDGYGSIDVLLENPVAFFSHRHAAYMAGLGTFGVNNMLLTPEYGPRVRFGSVLTTAELPEDPVMEEELCTRCMECVLRCPAGALEEGEYPAVLTDKKACAENSERLHRKRIAPCGICLKVCPVGRDRVHFRREDIGMYADKEHFPAHHRAWKHVRSYGGKK